A genomic window from Anthocerotibacter panamensis C109 includes:
- a CDS encoding ammonium transporter — MHKTLKTGLLGLGLWVAAAPVFAQDAPKIDTGDTAWLLTSAALVLLMTPGLAFFYGGLVRGKNSLNTLMMSFVALGVIAIQWTVLGYSLAFAPGSLFLGGFSWLGLAGVEQAPNADYAGTVPHLAFMIFQMMFAIITPALISGAIVERMKFKTYVVFILLWATFVYDPVAHWVWSAWSVTGADGKSTLALGWLRGLGALDFAGGTVVHITAGVSALVAALIIGKRKGYPTTPMPPHNVPFVLLGAGLLWFGWFGFNAGSAVSAGGLASLAFVTTNIATAAALCTWLLLESFFAKPSAVGAATGAVVGLVAITPAAGFVTPLSALAIGGIGAIVSFTAVQLKKKFSFDDSLDVFSCHGLGGMTGAILTGVFCTKTVNSGGADGLLYGNPGQVVTQALAVGVTVLVAATGTAVLLLLLKFTLGLRPDEKAELEGLDLAEHGEESYVGLVGGYSLAPEAPAALTPSGKPIPAQQE; from the coding sequence ATGCACAAAACGTTGAAAACTGGCTTACTGGGTCTGGGTCTTTGGGTAGCCGCCGCGCCGGTATTCGCCCAAGACGCCCCCAAAATCGATACTGGTGACACCGCTTGGCTGTTGACTTCTGCGGCATTAGTCCTTTTGATGACTCCTGGTCTAGCCTTCTTTTATGGTGGCTTGGTCAGAGGGAAGAATTCTTTGAACACCTTGATGATGAGCTTCGTCGCGCTCGGGGTGATCGCGATCCAATGGACCGTGCTTGGTTACTCCCTGGCTTTTGCGCCGGGGAGTCTTTTTTTAGGTGGGTTTTCGTGGCTGGGACTAGCAGGCGTAGAGCAGGCTCCCAATGCTGACTATGCGGGGACGGTTCCGCATTTGGCCTTCATGATTTTCCAGATGATGTTTGCCATCATCACCCCGGCTTTGATCTCTGGGGCCATCGTCGAGCGCATGAAGTTTAAAACCTATGTGGTCTTCATCCTCCTCTGGGCTACTTTTGTCTATGACCCGGTTGCCCATTGGGTCTGGTCCGCCTGGAGTGTGACTGGCGCAGATGGGAAGAGCACTCTGGCCTTGGGTTGGCTGCGTGGCCTGGGAGCCCTCGACTTTGCGGGGGGGACTGTAGTACACATTACCGCTGGGGTTTCGGCTTTGGTAGCCGCGCTAATAATTGGCAAACGTAAGGGCTATCCCACCACGCCCATGCCCCCTCATAACGTCCCTTTTGTCCTATTGGGGGCGGGTCTGCTGTGGTTTGGTTGGTTTGGCTTTAACGCCGGGTCAGCGGTCAGTGCCGGTGGGCTAGCAAGTCTGGCTTTCGTGACCACTAATATCGCCACTGCTGCCGCTCTGTGCACGTGGCTGTTGCTGGAGAGCTTCTTCGCCAAACCTTCGGCGGTGGGTGCCGCTACCGGCGCTGTCGTCGGTCTGGTCGCCATCACCCCTGCGGCTGGTTTTGTCACTCCCCTGAGTGCCCTTGCCATCGGCGGCATCGGGGCCATCGTATCTTTCACAGCGGTGCAGCTCAAGAAGAAGTTTTCCTTCGATGACTCTCTGGATGTCTTCTCCTGCCATGGTCTGGGGGGTATGACCGGAGCCATCCTGACTGGAGTTTTCTGCACCAAAACCGTCAATAGTGGCGGGGCGGACGGTCTACTATATGGCAATCCTGGACAGGTCGTCACGCAGGCATTGGCCGTAGGCGTAACCGTTCTTGTGGCTGCTACCGGTACTGCCGTATTGCTCTTGCTGCTCAAATTCACGCTGGGTCTGCGCCCAGATGAGAAAGCTGAACTGGAAGGTCTGGACCTCGCCGAGCACGGGGAGGAGAGCTATGTCGGTCTCGTGGGGGGCTACTCCCTCGCGCCTGAAGCCCCTGCCGCCCTGACACCTTCCGGGAAGCCCATTCCCGCGCAGCAGGAATAA
- a CDS encoding tetratricopeptide repeat protein, whose protein sequence is MHFYVRACLILGLSLATACTPTPRSALESEATALMLRGEFARAVPLWDRVLTQDPRNADAYRDRANAKVYLGDFPGALKDYDQSLAFAPRVAATYLNRGTVWEAQGQWDRALRDYTRALELEPRAYDAFNNRANAYAGKGQWPAAIEDFRSALILNPRYDIARANLALAYYQTGQYQAALKEYEAAPPGFLKFVDAQAGKALVLVQLGRRKEGAALLRDALRQDPNYSNRTWLTKIRRWPSQAIADMLRVEQSLKP, encoded by the coding sequence ATGCATTTTTACGTGCGCGCCTGCCTCATCCTCGGGCTAAGTCTGGCAACTGCCTGCACTCCTACCCCCCGGTCAGCCCTCGAAAGCGAAGCAACAGCCCTGATGTTGCGCGGGGAGTTTGCCCGTGCGGTCCCGCTGTGGGACCGGGTCCTTACGCAAGACCCGCGCAATGCCGATGCCTACCGCGACCGCGCCAACGCCAAAGTGTATCTCGGGGACTTTCCAGGAGCACTCAAGGACTACGACCAGTCTTTGGCCTTTGCCCCGCGCGTGGCTGCAACCTACCTCAACCGAGGGACTGTCTGGGAAGCCCAAGGCCAATGGGACCGGGCCTTACGCGACTATACACGAGCTTTGGAGCTAGAGCCACGGGCCTACGACGCCTTCAACAATCGCGCCAATGCCTATGCTGGAAAAGGGCAATGGCCGGCAGCTATTGAGGATTTTCGCAGTGCCCTCATCCTCAATCCCCGCTATGATATCGCCCGCGCTAATCTCGCTTTGGCCTACTACCAGACCGGTCAGTATCAGGCGGCCCTCAAAGAGTACGAGGCTGCGCCCCCCGGCTTTCTCAAGTTTGTCGATGCCCAAGCAGGTAAGGCACTCGTCCTGGTCCAGTTGGGTCGGCGTAAAGAGGGCGCTGCCCTCCTCAGGGATGCCCTACGCCAAGACCCCAACTACAGCAACCGCACTTGGCTGACTAAAATCCGGCGCTGGCCGTCCCAGGCGATTGCTGATATGCTCCGAGTTGAGCAATCCCTCAAGCCGTAG
- a CDS encoding YnfA family protein — protein sequence MQIVQSLFYFLVAAICEIGGGYLLWQWLRGGKALGWAILGAVILVFYGVVATLQPASASFGRVYAAYGGVFIVLSLLWGWQVDKVKPDRFDLLGAGIALLGALVIMYGPRN from the coding sequence ATGCAGATAGTCCAGTCGTTGTTCTACTTTCTGGTGGCCGCCATCTGTGAAATTGGTGGAGGGTACCTCCTATGGCAGTGGCTGCGCGGAGGCAAGGCGCTGGGTTGGGCAATTTTGGGGGCTGTGATCTTGGTGTTCTACGGCGTGGTCGCGACCCTGCAACCGGCTAGCGCCAGTTTTGGACGCGTCTATGCCGCCTATGGAGGCGTGTTTATCGTGCTTTCGCTCCTGTGGGGCTGGCAGGTGGACAAGGTGAAGCCCGACCGTTTTGATCTGTTGGGTGCGGGGATCGCGCTCTTGGGTGCCCTGGTTATTATGTATGGGCCAAGGAATTGA
- a CDS encoding MarR family winged helix-turn-helix transcriptional regulator, with protein sequence MPRKADIPTLAGFVSAPSDSVPDPNTMVCFCTRLRQVTRAVTQRYDRDLQPSGLLITQVSVLVAISRAEFVPISALAEVLVMDRTTLTRNLGPLEKQGLLKVVAGKDRRTRYATLTAEGQKTLAEVAPLWEQTQNQLIEGLGKERWDAMLEHMSAVLALTW encoded by the coding sequence ATGCCGAGAAAAGCGGATATACCGACCCTCGCAGGTTTCGTATCGGCTCCATCCGACTCCGTGCCGGACCCCAACACGATGGTCTGCTTCTGTACCCGGCTGCGTCAGGTGACGCGTGCGGTGACCCAACGCTACGACCGAGACCTGCAACCCAGTGGCTTGCTCATCACCCAGGTATCCGTGCTCGTCGCAATTTCGCGGGCTGAATTTGTACCCATTAGTGCTCTAGCCGAAGTCTTAGTCATGGACCGGACCACCCTGACGCGCAACCTCGGTCCTCTGGAGAAGCAAGGGCTGCTCAAGGTTGTGGCGGGCAAAGACCGGCGGACCCGCTATGCCACACTGACGGCTGAAGGCCAAAAAACGCTCGCTGAAGTCGCGCCGCTCTGGGAACAAACCCAGAACCAACTCATCGAAGGGCTCGGTAAAGAGCGCTGGGATGCCATGCTCGAACATATGTCCGCAGTTCTGGCCCTGACGTGGTAG
- the dnaN gene encoding DNA polymerase III subunit beta produces the protein MIYGYLRIHSVFAMKVSCPQSLFNQHLGLVSRAVASRPVQPILANILVEAGLGEEGGYLRLIGYDLELGIVSQFPAHVVEPGALTLPSRLLGDIVSRLPNLDIDLSSQDDDSPDTSSVLTLECGAGSYQIRGLGAQDFPALPELPEDQSLYLSTDQFLQGIKTTLFAAATDESKQILTGVHLKTQKEGLEFATTDGHRLALMQTPANPGIPVPQLDLTIPGRTLRELERMLANSPADTLEARFDRGQIVFIMPDQTLTSRLLEGQYPNYPLLLPKDFSRRVVMQRKEFISVLERIAVLASQKNNIVRMELTADRMALCVDAPDVGSGREELDVQLTGEDLIIAFNVKYLMEPLKVVDSLDVQLNLNGPLNPAVLKPVDGSDAQFLVMPVQLRN, from the coding sequence ATGATTTACGGGTACCTGCGCATCCACTCGGTCTTCGCTATGAAAGTTTCTTGTCCTCAGAGCCTGTTTAACCAGCACCTAGGTTTGGTGAGCCGTGCCGTGGCCTCCCGTCCGGTGCAGCCCATCCTCGCTAATATTCTGGTCGAAGCGGGGCTAGGGGAGGAGGGTGGGTATTTGCGTCTGATTGGCTATGACTTGGAATTGGGGATTGTGAGTCAGTTCCCGGCTCATGTCGTGGAGCCGGGGGCTTTGACTTTGCCTTCCCGACTGTTGGGGGATATTGTCTCCAGGCTGCCCAATCTGGATATCGACCTGAGCAGTCAAGATGACGACAGCCCTGATACTTCCTCAGTCCTGACCCTGGAGTGTGGCGCGGGCTCCTACCAGATTCGGGGTCTGGGTGCCCAGGATTTCCCGGCGCTGCCGGAGTTGCCTGAAGACCAAAGTTTGTACCTCTCCACTGACCAGTTTTTGCAGGGCATCAAGACGACCCTCTTCGCCGCTGCCACGGATGAGAGCAAGCAGATCCTGACGGGGGTCCATCTTAAGACTCAAAAAGAGGGGCTGGAATTCGCCACTACGGACGGTCACCGTCTGGCTTTGATGCAGACGCCGGCCAATCCCGGAATCCCTGTCCCGCAACTCGATCTGACCATCCCCGGACGCACCCTGCGTGAGTTGGAGCGGATGCTCGCCAACAGCCCCGCCGATACCCTAGAAGCCCGCTTTGACCGGGGGCAAATCGTCTTTATCATGCCGGACCAGACCCTCACCTCCCGCCTTTTGGAAGGCCAGTACCCGAACTACCCCCTGCTCTTGCCCAAGGACTTCTCCCGCCGGGTGGTAATGCAACGCAAGGAATTTATCTCTGTTCTGGAGCGCATTGCCGTCCTCGCCAGCCAAAAAAACAACATTGTGCGCATGGAACTGACGGCTGACCGGATGGCCCTCTGTGTCGATGCCCCAGACGTGGGTTCCGGGCGCGAGGAACTAGATGTCCAATTGACGGGGGAGGATCTGATCATCGCCTTCAATGTCAAGTACCTGATGGAACCGCTCAAAGTCGTTGACAGCCTCGATGTCCAACTCAACCTCAATGGCCCGCTCAACCCTGCTGTCCTCAAACCTGTGGACGGGAGCGATGCTCAGTTTCTCGTTATGCCCGTCCAGTTGCGCAACTAG
- a CDS encoding class I SAM-dependent methyltransferase, which translates to MVVDPFARVDEGDDRLFYQAPRLVQHIDAGFIQTLQQLFREVIPPNAVILDLMSSWVSHLPEDLPVRQVIGLGLNAAELAANPQLERFTVQNLNLDPYLPYPDATFDVVLNTVSIQYVTRPLVLMGEVRRVLKPGGRAIVSFSNRMFPTKAVAVWRERSDEEHCALVMAYFEQCGGFINIRSMRRVAPVATGLARWFVPAQDPFYAVMAERAKP; encoded by the coding sequence ATGGTGGTCGATCCTTTTGCCCGCGTAGATGAGGGAGACGACCGGCTGTTTTATCAAGCCCCTCGTCTGGTGCAGCACATTGATGCGGGGTTTATTCAGACCCTCCAGCAACTTTTCCGAGAAGTCATCCCGCCCAACGCGGTGATCCTCGACTTGATGAGCAGTTGGGTTTCGCACCTGCCTGAGGACTTGCCTGTCCGCCAAGTGATAGGTCTGGGGCTGAATGCTGCTGAGCTTGCCGCCAATCCTCAACTTGAGCGCTTCACCGTCCAAAATCTCAATCTCGACCCCTACCTGCCCTATCCCGACGCTACCTTTGATGTCGTCCTCAATACCGTCTCGATCCAGTATGTGACCCGTCCGTTAGTGTTGATGGGGGAGGTCCGCAGGGTGCTCAAGCCGGGAGGTAGGGCTATTGTGAGCTTCTCCAACCGCATGTTTCCGACTAAAGCGGTGGCAGTGTGGCGGGAGCGTTCGGACGAGGAGCATTGTGCCTTGGTTATGGCCTACTTCGAGCAGTGTGGGGGCTTCATCAATATCCGCTCTATGCGCCGGGTTGCGCCGGTTGCAACCGGGCTCGCCCGCTGGTTCGTCCCGGCTCAAGACCCCTTTTATGCGGTGATGGCTGAGCGGGCCAAGCCCTGA
- a CDS encoding photosystem I assembly protein Ycf4, whose amino-acid sequence MVQAIQQTENRLRFQVYGARRLSTYLTALALTIGGVGFLLAGLSIWRQVNFLPFTNLVGNAQFQFFPQGAVLMAYGTLGSLFAVYYWLTIGLNVGAGYNEFDKKAGQVTIYRSGFPGKNRRVQFQYPLGNVLGIKVILKDGLNPRRLIYLKVKGKGDIRLSGVDQPPTLSVLEEQAATLAQFLGVGIEGI is encoded by the coding sequence ATGGTTCAAGCAATTCAGCAAACTGAAAACCGGCTTCGCTTTCAGGTCTACGGAGCCCGCAGGCTCAGCACCTACCTGACGGCACTTGCCCTCACCATCGGCGGGGTGGGGTTCTTGTTGGCGGGCCTGTCGATATGGCGACAGGTAAATTTTCTGCCCTTTACCAATCTGGTTGGCAACGCGCAGTTCCAGTTCTTCCCGCAAGGCGCAGTCCTCATGGCCTATGGTACGCTGGGTTCGCTTTTTGCGGTCTACTACTGGCTGACCATAGGGCTCAATGTCGGAGCGGGTTATAACGAGTTCGACAAAAAAGCAGGACAGGTCACCATTTACCGTTCTGGCTTCCCAGGCAAGAACCGCCGGGTCCAATTCCAATACCCCTTGGGCAATGTCCTAGGCATCAAAGTCATCCTCAAAGATGGCCTCAACCCCCGCCGTCTCATTTATCTCAAGGTCAAGGGAAAAGGGGATATACGCCTCTCCGGGGTGGACCAACCCCCCACGCTCTCGGTCTTGGAGGAGCAGGCTGCTACCCTGGCCCAATTTTTAGGAGTCGGGATCGAGGGAATTTAG
- a CDS encoding ATP-dependent DNA helicase, whose amino-acid sequence MTTLDEAFAYIAGALGHYETRTAQLDLARAIERGFAEGLPILAEAGTGTGKSFAALIPAILAKKRVVVSTATIALQEQYLQKDIPFLQKALPISFTAQLVKGRSHYLSKRRWGEYFLAQAASSEFQAWLQTTTTGDYAELPVTPPSELWEEVRSDKDDCLREQCPFYQECFFFQNRRELAQADILVTNHAFLLADLAAGRQLLPPYDLLIIDEAHQFSDIATRSLTLQLSNFALQRLFARIQKLFNPGGRLLQAERHANDLFLSLLSQERTTARRYHADPGLVTSLHMSLGALAEHLRTLPLTGPATTELQVKQMRRDRLVDNLLTHCGTLNTLLSPDPFWVKWVDYETRPNTTRVILCAAPLDSSGQLRAWFFESECPSSVWMSATLTTGGSDAFAYLRKQIGLEPGFAQELALESPFDFARQGLLYLPDPPLPEPNAQDYLPQCLPVIRELLAQAQGHAFVLFTSTTAMRYCYDALSPQLPFPSRYQGQSSRRQLLDWFCTAENPVLFATASFWEGVSVEGAQLRLVIIDRIPFQSPGDPVYDARCELLKAQSGNPWAWFTQLALPYAALKLKQGAGRLIRTRRDRGVVAILDPRLTRKGYGKQLIQSLPPFRVSKQMSDVNDYL is encoded by the coding sequence ATGACCACGCTGGACGAAGCTTTTGCCTATATCGCTGGTGCGCTGGGCCACTATGAAACCCGCACGGCTCAACTTGACTTGGCACGGGCGATTGAGCGGGGATTTGCCGAGGGTTTGCCGATCCTAGCGGAGGCGGGTACCGGGACAGGGAAATCTTTTGCAGCGCTGATCCCAGCAATTCTCGCAAAGAAACGGGTAGTGGTCTCGACAGCGACGATTGCCCTTCAGGAGCAGTACCTCCAAAAAGATATTCCCTTCCTACAAAAAGCCCTGCCCATCTCCTTTACCGCTCAATTGGTCAAAGGGAGGAGTCACTATCTCTCGAAGCGCCGTTGGGGAGAATATTTTTTGGCTCAAGCGGCGAGTTCTGAATTTCAGGCATGGCTCCAGACCACGACTACAGGCGATTACGCAGAACTCCCGGTCACCCCGCCGAGCGAACTGTGGGAGGAAGTCCGCTCGGATAAAGACGACTGCCTGCGCGAACAATGCCCCTTCTATCAAGAATGCTTCTTCTTTCAAAATCGTCGGGAACTGGCCCAGGCTGATATCCTCGTCACCAACCATGCTTTTTTACTTGCGGATCTGGCGGCAGGTAGACAATTGCTCCCCCCGTATGATCTGCTGATTATCGACGAGGCGCACCAGTTTTCGGATATTGCCACGCGTTCTTTGACGCTGCAACTGAGCAACTTTGCGCTCCAGCGGCTCTTCGCTCGCATCCAAAAACTTTTTAATCCCGGAGGGCGGCTCCTCCAGGCGGAGCGCCACGCCAACGATTTATTCCTCAGTCTTTTGAGCCAGGAACGGACCACCGCGCGCCGCTACCATGCCGATCCAGGGTTGGTCACCAGTCTGCACATGAGTTTGGGCGCGTTGGCTGAGCACCTGCGCACGCTGCCTCTGACCGGTCCTGCGACCACAGAACTCCAGGTCAAACAGATGCGCCGCGACCGTTTGGTGGACAATCTGCTGACACACTGTGGGACGCTCAATACGCTCCTGAGTCCCGACCCCTTCTGGGTGAAATGGGTAGACTACGAGACGCGCCCCAACACCACCCGCGTCATTCTTTGCGCCGCCCCACTCGATAGCTCCGGGCAGTTGCGGGCTTGGTTTTTTGAATCGGAGTGCCCGAGCAGTGTCTGGATGTCCGCAACCCTGACCACCGGCGGCTCTGACGCTTTTGCCTACCTGCGCAAACAGATTGGTCTGGAGCCCGGTTTCGCCCAGGAGTTAGCCCTAGAGAGCCCTTTTGATTTTGCCCGTCAGGGGCTGTTGTACCTACCTGACCCGCCCTTGCCTGAGCCCAATGCTCAAGATTATCTACCGCAATGCCTGCCTGTCATCCGAGAACTACTCGCCCAGGCACAGGGGCATGCTTTCGTGCTCTTCACCAGCACCACGGCGATGCGCTACTGCTACGATGCCCTCAGTCCGCAGTTGCCCTTTCCCAGCCGCTATCAGGGTCAATCTTCCCGCCGCCAATTGCTGGATTGGTTCTGCACCGCCGAAAATCCAGTGCTTTTTGCCACCGCCAGTTTTTGGGAAGGGGTGAGCGTTGAAGGTGCTCAATTGCGCTTGGTGATCATCGACCGCATTCCCTTTCAATCCCCCGGCGACCCTGTCTATGATGCTCGCTGCGAACTGCTCAAAGCCCAATCCGGTAACCCCTGGGCTTGGTTTACCCAACTGGCTTTGCCCTACGCCGCCCTCAAACTCAAGCAGGGTGCGGGTCGGCTAATCCGTACCCGCCGCGACCGGGGGGTGGTCGCCATTCTTGATCCGCGCCTGACGCGCAAGGGCTACGGCAAGCAACTCATCCAAAGCCTCCCGCCTTTTCGGGTGAGCAAACAGATGAGCGACGTGAACGACTATCTTTGA